One Halobacterium zhouii genomic region harbors:
- a CDS encoding DUF5808 domain-containing protein, giving the protein MPDRPTSGELFGIPYNFDRPKLSRVLSSYWQPGEGMLVEKPFGIGYTLNLANARSWIVLAVAAALLWQESESESREQHDDESVEVVVDD; this is encoded by the coding sequence ATGCCTGACAGACCCACCAGCGGCGAACTGTTCGGAATTCCGTACAACTTCGACCGCCCGAAACTCAGCCGGGTGCTCTCCTCGTACTGGCAGCCCGGCGAGGGGATGCTCGTCGAGAAACCCTTCGGCATCGGTTACACGCTGAACCTGGCGAACGCGCGGTCGTGGATAGTGCTCGCGGTCGCCGCGGCGCTCCTCTGGCAGGAGAGTGAGAGCGAGTCGCGCGAACAACACGACGACGAGTCCGTCGAGGTCGTCGTCGACGACTGA